One genomic region from Candidatus Cybelea sp. encodes:
- a CDS encoding MmcQ/YjbR family DNA-binding protein, with protein sequence MATWRDVRRIALALPGAAEETTKAGNAAWLVNGKFFTWERPLRKSDLAALREKAPDGPILGVRVADLEMKEVLLASNPRVFFTTPHFDGYPAVLIRLPKISTNLLKDVIVEAWLARAQKRAVTAYLETSG encoded by the coding sequence ATGGCGACTTGGCGCGACGTCAGGCGGATTGCTCTGGCGCTGCCCGGCGCCGCCGAGGAGACGACGAAGGCCGGCAACGCCGCCTGGCTGGTCAACGGTAAGTTCTTTACGTGGGAACGCCCGCTGAGGAAATCCGATCTCGCCGCACTGCGCGAGAAAGCGCCGGACGGTCCGATTTTAGGAGTGCGCGTCGCGGATCTGGAGATGAAGGAAGTGCTGCTCGCGAGTAATCCGCGGGTATTCTTTACGACGCCGCATTTCGACGGCTATCCGGCAGTACTGATCCGGTTGCCGAAGATCTCGACCAACCTTCTGAAAGACGTCATCGTTGAGGCCTGGCTCGCACGCGCCCAAAAGCGCGCGGTAACGGCTTATCTCGAGACCTCAGGCTGA
- a CDS encoding VOC family protein, which yields MIKDIAFIAYSARDVPRAVAFYRDVLGLEIGRAFNEGFVEFNVGSSSFAVDGDPPGYEPGTSSGLNFEVADIVAAQQRLLERGVEASDVYEFPACSVCFAKDPDGNRFALHRRKATAPEIEHAFAGIAVADYPRAIAWYEALFGRHPDVVVREDAEAMWRVTQTAWVYIVRDVARAGKALVTILLSDLDEYLAGIAARGAASPEIETAPGLFRRAAFVDAEGNTLTFGQRLDGPKVPLEG from the coding sequence GTGATCAAAGACATCGCCTTTATCGCGTACTCCGCTCGCGATGTGCCTCGCGCGGTTGCGTTTTACCGCGACGTCCTCGGGTTGGAGATCGGGAGAGCGTTCAACGAAGGTTTCGTCGAATTTAACGTCGGGTCGAGCAGCTTTGCGGTCGACGGCGACCCGCCGGGATACGAGCCTGGAACGAGCAGCGGGCTCAACTTCGAAGTTGCCGATATCGTCGCGGCACAGCAGCGTTTACTGGAGCGCGGCGTCGAGGCCAGCGACGTCTACGAGTTTCCGGCGTGCTCGGTGTGCTTTGCAAAAGATCCCGATGGCAACCGCTTCGCGCTCCATCGGCGTAAGGCGACGGCGCCGGAGATCGAGCACGCCTTTGCGGGAATAGCGGTCGCAGATTATCCACGTGCGATTGCGTGGTACGAGGCTCTCTTCGGACGGCACCCCGACGTGGTCGTCAGGGAGGATGCCGAGGCGATGTGGCGCGTCACGCAGACGGCGTGGGTCTACATCGTTCGCGATGTCGCGCGTGCCGGCAAGGCGCTGGTGACGATCTTGCTCTCCGATCTGGACGAATATCTAGCGGGGATCGCAGCCCGTGGCGCCGCGTCTCCCGAGATCGAAACCGCACCCGGGCTCTTCCGCCGCGCGGCCTTCGTCGACGCCGAGGGCAACACACTTACGTTCGGCCAGCGCCTCGACGGTCCAAAGGTCCCACTCGAAGGGTAA
- the rlmN gene encoding 23S rRNA (adenine(2503)-C(2))-methyltransferase RlmN, producing MTRDPLEIWLRDVVARADFSGPGEFAAHFDLKPYRLRQLYRAANKELVAAPSEVTTLPKELRTALAERSVRFSVIEPLVLQHSNDRQTTKGLFRLGDGKEVEAVLMEHYGDRTTLCVSSQAGCAFACAFCSTGQAGFNRNLTAGEIFDQAWFFARELATRGKRITNVVFMGMGEPFHNYEAVMEAVALLKDANGFGLGHRHITISTVGLVDKIDAFAEEHTQVNLAISLHAPNDSVRSGFMPVNRRYPIAQLMAACERYVARTHRKVFFEYVMLAGVNDSQKCALELAALMRGRLYHVNLIPYNSTPDGPFAATSDARIWEFAATLDKAGVPVTVRQNMGRDIAAACGQLQTETQPKAHHAVPVR from the coding sequence ATGACTCGCGATCCGCTCGAGATTTGGTTGCGCGACGTTGTTGCCAGAGCCGACTTCTCGGGACCCGGCGAATTCGCCGCACACTTCGACCTGAAACCCTACCGCTTACGCCAGCTCTATCGAGCGGCGAACAAAGAGCTGGTCGCCGCACCGAGCGAGGTGACGACTCTGCCGAAGGAGCTGCGAACGGCGCTGGCCGAGCGCAGCGTCCGGTTCTCGGTAATCGAGCCGCTCGTGCTGCAGCATTCGAACGACCGGCAGACGACAAAAGGCCTCTTTCGCTTGGGCGACGGGAAGGAAGTCGAAGCGGTACTGATGGAGCACTACGGCGATCGCACGACGCTCTGCGTCTCCTCGCAGGCAGGCTGCGCTTTTGCCTGCGCCTTCTGCTCGACCGGTCAGGCCGGTTTCAATCGGAATCTCACCGCCGGCGAAATCTTCGATCAAGCGTGGTTCTTCGCGCGCGAACTCGCGACGCGAGGCAAACGGATCACCAACGTCGTCTTCATGGGAATGGGCGAGCCGTTTCACAACTACGAAGCGGTGATGGAGGCCGTCGCGCTGCTAAAAGATGCCAACGGCTTCGGCTTAGGGCATCGCCATATCACGATCTCAACCGTCGGGCTCGTCGACAAAATCGACGCGTTCGCCGAAGAGCACACGCAGGTGAACCTCGCGATCTCGCTGCATGCGCCCAACGACAGCGTTCGCTCGGGGTTCATGCCGGTCAACCGGCGCTATCCGATCGCGCAGCTGATGGCGGCCTGCGAGCGCTACGTCGCGCGCACGCATCGCAAGGTCTTCTTCGAGTACGTTATGCTGGCCGGCGTGAACGATAGCCAGAAATGTGCGCTCGAGCTGGCGGCCTTGATGCGCGGCCGCCTCTATCACGTCAATCTGATTCCCTACAACTCGACGCCCGACGGCCCGTTTGCCGCTACGAGCGACGCGCGCATCTGGGAGTTTGCCGCAACCCTCGACAAGGCCGGCGTTCCGGTCACCGTTCGCCAGAACATGGGGCGGGATATCGCCGCAGCGTGCGGCCAACTGCAGACCGAAACGCAGCCGAAGGCACACCACGCCGTGCCGGTGAGGTGA
- a CDS encoding uracil-DNA glycosylase, translating into MNEAERERRRELLAGAAGAASACRRCAIGYERQNNVYGEGDPGARLMVVGEGPGETEDQLGRPFVGRAGQLLDRMLGAIDLPREDVYICNTVKCRPTFAGPNGRRNRAPELEEMANCRPFLDEQIEIIAPEVILALGAPAAKSFLGRDFQITKMRGRWYSGPRETPLMVTFHPAYILRQTGGEIGAVKRLVWSDLKAVRAKLDEPKEPPPEEAAAQAVQAGLFE; encoded by the coding sequence GTGAACGAGGCCGAGCGCGAGCGACGCCGCGAACTGCTGGCCGGCGCAGCGGGTGCCGCCAGCGCGTGCCGGCGCTGCGCAATCGGATACGAGCGCCAAAACAACGTGTACGGCGAAGGGGATCCGGGCGCGCGGCTCATGGTCGTCGGCGAAGGACCCGGCGAGACCGAAGATCAGCTCGGACGGCCCTTCGTTGGCAGAGCCGGCCAGCTGCTCGACCGAATGCTTGGTGCCATCGACCTGCCGCGCGAAGACGTCTACATCTGTAATACCGTGAAGTGCCGGCCGACCTTTGCCGGCCCCAATGGCCGGCGCAACCGCGCGCCCGAGCTCGAGGAGATGGCGAACTGTCGCCCGTTCCTCGACGAGCAGATCGAGATCATCGCGCCCGAGGTGATTTTGGCGCTCGGTGCTCCGGCGGCAAAGTCATTTCTCGGCCGAGACTTTCAAATCACGAAGATGCGAGGACGGTGGTACTCTGGACCGCGGGAAACACCGTTGATGGTAACGTTTCACCCCGCGTACATTCTGCGTCAGACCGGCGGGGAGATCGGGGCCGTCAAACGCCTGGTGTGGAGCGACCTCAAAGCCGTGCGCGCGAAGCTCGACGAGCCGAAGGAGCCGCCGCCGGAGGAGGCCGCGGCGCAAGCCGTGCAGGCCGGACTCTTCGAATGA
- a CDS encoding heavy metal-binding domain-containing protein → MPASSDAPNLVTFEDLEGYRTVDNFGYVSGSASRPRNRLRATFRSLGMLIGLASTEFLSDAEQLRGEALEALRRRAESLGANAVIGLQFYVTEGGDGSCKVVAFGKAVSLSSEDPRR, encoded by the coding sequence ATGCCCGCCTCTTCGGATGCTCCGAACCTCGTAACCTTCGAAGATCTCGAAGGCTACCGGACGGTGGACAACTTCGGATACGTCTCCGGAAGCGCGTCGCGGCCCCGCAATCGCCTCCGCGCGACCTTTCGCAGCCTGGGCATGCTGATCGGATTGGCGAGTACGGAGTTCTTGAGCGATGCCGAGCAGCTGCGCGGCGAAGCGCTCGAAGCGTTGCGGCGGCGGGCCGAATCGCTGGGCGCAAATGCCGTGATCGGCTTGCAGTTTTACGTTACCGAGGGCGGCGACGGCTCGTGCAAGGTAGTCGCCTTCGGCAAGGCAGTCTCGCTGAGTTCGGAGGATCCGCGACGGTGA
- a CDS encoding DUF2079 domain-containing protein, which yields MRDRFLWIGCIVYAVLLTSLGTLKYDVHRNLVDFGIFAQTAASAFGCFCNPIEGSHWAFHFSPVLYAVGVAVALVRSPFTLIALQAIAGALVAPPVYALVRRARADVRAARLAAVAAWLYPPLAGLIFGDFHENGFAPAAVVWTLYAFESGSLAGTVAGAIVTLSIKEDQAIFLAIAGALGAWKFRGTKRGVVAGTIAVASVLTFAAYFALIAPRAAAAPALPWQPLRFYEWSGDDARALLGTLPARLGFILLAFGPLLFLPFRSSAIWLAAAPLAEVLLSRMSTTYTMGSHYAGAWIGYVLFAFALALGRIAPRRLRLVLFACIALCVVEFAVADPLHPRLNLRPIAARDVELDTFLQTLPRGVSLATQEEAYTHLASREPLARLLPELASRETRACFVLLDFDFPESARLQEYGNRFARLVAERRYAPIARMQGITLYRRIGRCN from the coding sequence GTGCGCGATCGTTTCCTCTGGATCGGGTGCATCGTCTATGCGGTGCTTCTGACGTCGCTGGGCACGCTCAAATACGACGTCCACCGCAACCTCGTCGACTTCGGGATCTTCGCGCAGACTGCCGCCAGCGCGTTCGGCTGCTTCTGCAATCCGATCGAAGGCAGCCACTGGGCGTTCCATTTCTCGCCCGTGCTCTACGCGGTCGGGGTTGCCGTGGCGCTCGTGCGATCGCCCTTCACGCTCATCGCGCTGCAGGCGATCGCGGGCGCACTTGTCGCGCCGCCGGTCTACGCGCTGGTCCGTCGCGCTCGCGCGGACGTGCGCGCGGCGCGCCTGGCCGCCGTGGCGGCGTGGCTCTATCCGCCGCTTGCCGGCCTGATCTTCGGCGATTTCCACGAGAACGGCTTCGCGCCCGCGGCGGTCGTATGGACGCTCTATGCTTTCGAGAGCGGTTCGCTGGCGGGAACGGTAGCCGGCGCGATCGTGACGCTCTCGATCAAGGAAGATCAGGCGATCTTCCTCGCGATCGCGGGTGCACTCGGCGCCTGGAAGTTTCGCGGAACGAAACGCGGGGTCGTCGCCGGAACGATCGCCGTGGCGAGCGTTCTAACGTTTGCTGCGTACTTTGCGCTGATTGCTCCGCGAGCGGCGGCCGCGCCGGCGCTGCCGTGGCAGCCGCTGCGCTTTTACGAGTGGAGCGGGGACGATGCTCGCGCACTGCTCGGGACGCTGCCGGCACGGCTCGGCTTCATTCTCCTGGCCTTCGGCCCGCTGCTCTTTCTGCCGTTTCGCTCGTCCGCGATATGGCTTGCGGCCGCTCCGCTCGCCGAAGTGCTCCTCTCCCGCATGTCGACGACGTACACGATGGGTTCGCACTACGCCGGCGCGTGGATCGGATACGTTCTGTTTGCATTCGCGCTGGCGCTGGGGCGAATCGCACCGCGGCGGTTGCGCCTCGTGCTTTTTGCCTGCATTGCGCTCTGCGTCGTCGAGTTTGCGGTCGCCGACCCGCTGCATCCCCGCTTGAATTTGCGGCCTATCGCGGCGCGCGACGTGGAGCTCGACACGTTTTTACAAACCCTGCCGCGCGGCGTCAGTTTGGCGACGCAAGAAGAAGCCTACACACACCTGGCGAGCCGCGAACCGCTGGCGCGTCTGCTGCCGGAACTTGCCTCGCGAGAGACGCGCGCGTGCTTCGTCTTACTCGATTTCGATTTCCCCGAGTCGGCGCGGCTGCAGGAGTACGGCAACCGGTTCGCGCGCCTGGTGGCCGAACGCCGGTACGCGCCGATTGCGCGCATGCAAGGCATTACGTTGTACCGCCGCATCGGGCGCTGCAACTAG